One Phaseolus vulgaris cultivar G19833 chromosome 2, P. vulgaris v2.0, whole genome shotgun sequence DNA window includes the following coding sequences:
- the LOC137812550 gene encoding calcium-dependent mitochondrial ATP-magnesium/phosphate carrier protein 3, whose translation MSGAGQAIDMENVGFSKAKADHGRGKKTGPVSMDHVLLALRETKDERDLRIRSLFNFFDAANNGYLDYAHIEAGLSALQIPPEYKYAKELFKVCDADRDGRIDYRDFRRYMDDKELELYRIFQAIDVEHNGCILPEELWDALVRAGIEIDEEELARFVEHVDKDNNGIITFEEWRDFLLLYPHEATIENIYQHWERVCLVDIGEQAVIPEGIGKHVHRSRYFIAGGIAGAASRTATAPLDRLKVVLQIQTGRASIMPAVMKIWQRDGLLGFFRGNGLNVVKVAPESAIKFYAYEMLKNVIGDAQQGKKDIGTAGRLLAGGMAGAVAQIAIYPMDLVKTRLQTCASDGGRVPKLGTLTKDIWVHEGPRAFYRGLVPSLLGMIPYAGIDLTAYDTLKDLSKRYILYDSDPGPLVQLGCGTISGALGATCVYPLQVIRTRLQAQPINSTGAYKGMSDVFWKTLRDEGFRGFYKGLIPNLLKVVPAASITYMVYENMKKSLDLE comes from the exons ATGTCCGGGGCAGGCCAAGCCATAGACATGGAGAACGTGGGGTTTTCGAAAGCGAAAGCCGATCATGGCCGCGGCAAGAAAACGGGTCCGGTTTCGATGGATCACGTGCTTCTTGCCTTACGTGAGACCAAAGACGAGAGGGATCTTCGAATTCGGAGTCTCTTCAATTTCTTCGATGCTGCTAATAATGGGTACTTGGACTATGCTCACATTGAGGCTGGTTTGTCTGCACTGCAGATTCCCCCTGAGTATAAATATGCAAAGGAGCTTTTCAAGGTGTGTGATGCTGATAGGGATGGTAGGATTGATTACCGTGATTTTAGGCGCTACATGGATGACAAGGAGTTGGAGCTCTATCGCATATTTCAGGCCATTGATGTGGAGCACAATGGCTGCATTCTCCCTGAAGAGCTTTGGGATGCACTTGTCAGGGCTG GGATTGAAATTGATGAGGAGGAGCTTGCTCGCTTTGTGGAGCATGTTGATAAGGATAATAACGGAATTATCACTTTTGAAGAGTGGAGAGATTTTCTTCTACTTTATCCTCATGAAGCAACTATTGAAAATATATATCAGCATTGGGAGAGGGTGTGCCTTGTTGACATTGGGGAACAAGCTGTCATTCCTGAAGGCATCGGCAAACATGTGCACAGGAGCAGATATTTTATTGCTGGGGGAATAGCAGGAGCTGCTTCCCGTACAGCAACTGCTCCTCTTGATCGTCTAAAGGTGGTCTTGCAAATTCAAACTGGACGAGCTTCTATTATGCCAGCAGTGATGAAGATATGGCAACGAGATGGTTTATTAGGGTTTTTCCGAGGTAATGGACTGAATGTTGTCAAGGTAGCTCCAGAGAGTGCCATCAAGTTTTATGCCTATGAAATGCTGAAAAATGTCATTGGAGATGCTCAACAGGGAAAGAAGGATATCGGTACTGCAGGAAGACTTCTTGCAGGTGGTATGGCTGGTGCAGTTGCACAGATTGCTATCTATCCTATGGATCTTGTCAAAACTAGGTTACAGACTTGTGCTTCTGATGGTGGAAGGGTTCCAAAGCTTGGTACACTTACAAAGGATATATGGGTCCATGAGGGACCTCGGGCTTTCTACAGAGGACTTGTTCCATCTCTTCTGGGTATGATTCCGTATGCAGGGATTGATCTCACTGCATATGACACCTTGAAAGATCTATCAAAGAGATATATTCTTTATGACAGTG ATCCTGGTCCTCTAGTACAACTTGGATGTGGGACAATTTCAGGTGCTCTTGGAGCTACTTGTGTCTATCCGCTGCAGGTTATTCGAACAAG GCTGCAGGCACAACCTATCAACAGTACCGGTGCTTACAAGGGAATGTCTGATGTATTCTGGAAAACTCTTAGGGATGAAGGCTTTAGAGGTTTCTACAAGGGGCTCATTCCTAATCTCCTCAAAGTTGTGCCAGCTGCAAGCATTACTTATATGGTTTATGAAAACATGAAGAAGAGTCTAGATCTTGAGTAG
- the LOC137812555 gene encoding uncharacterized protein, which translates to MGHKEKSKDRKDKRLQEISLLRTIPYADHQRWWSKETIAVVTGGNRGIGFEISRQLADHGVTVILTSRDASVGVESIKVLQEGGLQDVACHQLDILDTSSINEFCDWLKENYGGLDILINNAGVNFNFGSNNSVEHASLVIETNYFGTKRMIEAMIPLMKPSSAGGRIVNVSSRLGRLNGKRNRLENEELREKLSNMEILTEEVIDEMVGTFLKQVEDGSWESGGWPPTFTDYSMSKLAVNAYTRFMANKLSERPDGEKIFINSYCPGWVKTALTGYAGSVSVEDGADSGVWLSLLPDQAITGKFFAERREINF; encoded by the exons ATGGGGCACAAAGAAAAATCTAAAGACCGAAAAGATAAGAGGTTGCAAGAGATATCTCTTCTCAGAACAATTCCTTACGCTGATCACCAGAG ATGGTGGTCAAAGGAAACAATTGCTGTGGTTACTGGAGGAAACAGAGGAATTGGGTTTGAGATCTCTAGACAACTTGCTGATCATGGAGTAACTGTAATACTAACATCAAGAGATGCTAGTGTTGGTGTTGAATCAATTAAGGTCTTGCAAGAGGGTGGTCTGCAAGATGTGGCATGTCATCAGCTTGATATTCTTGACACTTCTTCCATCAACGAGTTTTGTGACTGGTTGAAGGAAAATTATGGTGGCTTAGACATTCTG ATAAATAACGCTggtgttaattttaattttgggtCTAATAATTCCGTTGAACATGCTAGTTTGGTTATTGAAACAAATTATTTTGGCACCAAGCGTATGATTGAAGCCATGATTCCATTGATGAAGCCATCCTCTGCTGGTGGACGTATCGTAAATGTGAGCTCGCGTCTAGGTCGACTAAACGGCAAACGAAAT AGATTGGAGAATGAAGAATTGAGGGAGAAACTAAGTAATATGGAAATCCTTACAGAGGAAGTAATTGATGAGATGGTAGGAACTTTTCTGAAACAAGTGGAAGATGGAAGTTGGGAATCAGGAGGATGGCCTCCAACTTTCACAGACTACTCAATGTCAAAACTAGCAGTGAATGCTTACACAAGGTTCATGGCCAACAAGCTTTCTGAGAGACCAGATGGTGAAAAGATTTTTATCAACAGTTATTGCCCTGGTTGGGTCAAAACTGCTCTCACTGGTTATGCAGGAAGTGTCTCAGTTGAGGATGGTGCTGATTCTGGAGTCTGGCTTTCCCTTCTTCCTGACCAAGCTATCACAGGCAAGTTCTTTGCAGAGAGACGGGAAATTAACTTCTAA
- the LOC137812559 gene encoding uncharacterized protein isoform X1 encodes MIVLNIHYKIGMAMAVAMASTSAFPLSTTSFFTPQTWLHNRPFRLRCLRGTMEHNSNGAKIKSTILHHLFHKQRQSPYYDNLCHPVSDLLPFIDNGIRGVTTNPAIFERAISSSNAYNEQLSRKLVGAGKDIESAYWELVVQDIHDTCKLLEPIYNDSDGVDGYVSVAVSPKLANDTKGTIEEAKWLHKMIGCSNVYIKIPATDESILSMKEVISLGISVNATLIFCLQRYEAVIDAYLDGLEACGRTDLSKVSSAAAFYISRVDSILDKKLEQIGTSEALDLKGKGAIAQAVLAYQLYQKKFSGARWEHLEKKGAKKQRLMWASTNVKTPAYLDTFYVDSLIGPDTISTIPDQALKAFMDHGILSRTLDARVSEAQDIYNAIQKLGIDWGSVGSQLEHEVLDSFTKSFHNVLQCIHNKTLVQV; translated from the exons ATGATAGTTTTGAACATTCATTATAAAATTGGCATGGCAATGGCAGTGGCAATGGCTTCAACCTCTGCATTTCCTTTGTCAACTACAAGCTTTTTCACTCCTCAAACATGGCTTCACAATCGACCCTTTAG GTTGCGGTGTCTGAGAGGAACAATGGAACATAACAGTAATGGGGCAAAGATCAAAAGCACTATTCTTCACCATCTCTTCCACAAGCAGAGACAGAGTCCTTACTATGACAATCTATGCCACCCTGTTTCAGATTTGCTTCCATTCATTGACAATGGGATCAGAGGTGTCACCACCAATCCAGCG ATCTTTGAGAGAGCTATTTCATCCTCAAATGCCTACAACGAACAGCTGAG TAGGAAATTGGTAGGGGCAGGGAAAGACATAGAGAGTGCCTATTGGGAATTGGTAGTGCAAGACATACATGATACTTGCAAACTCTTGGAGCCAATTTACAATGATTCAGATGGGGTAGATGGATATGTATCTGTTGCAGTTTCCCCCAAGCTAGCAAATGATACCAAGGGGACAATTGAAGAGGCAAAATGGCTTCATAAGATGATTGGGTGTTCAAATGTTTACATTAAAATTCCTGCAACAGATGAATCCATCCTTTCTATGAAGGAGGTTATTTCTCTGGGGATAAGTGTAAATGCCACT CTCATATTTTGCCTCCAAAGATATGAAGCAGTGATTGATGCTTACTTGGATGGCCTTGAGGCTTGTGGCAGGACTGATCTCTCCAAGGTTTCAAGTGCAGCAGCATTCTACATCAGTAGAGTGGATTCTATACTTGACAAAAAACTTGAGCAAATTGGTACCTCTGAGGCTCTTGATCTCAAAGGAAAG GGTGCGATTGCTCAAGCAGTCTTAGCTTACCAACTTTATCAGAAAAAGTTTTCTGGTGCAAGATGGGAACACTTGGAGAAGAAAGGTGCAAAAAAGCAGAGGTTGATGTGGGCTTCAACAAATGTGAAAACTCCAGCTTACCTTGACACATTTTATGTTGATTCTCTTATTGGACCAGATACT ATTTCAACCATACCAGACCAAGCTCTTAAAGCCTTCATGGACCATGGTATTCTTTCAAGAACTCTTGATGCAAGAGTATCAGAGGCACAAGACATTTACAATGCAATTCAGAAGTTGGGTATTGATTGGGGTTCTGTTGGATCACAACTGGAACATGAGGTGCTGGATTCCTTCACAAAAAGCTTTCACAATGTGCTTCAATGCATTCACAACAAAACACTAGTACAAGTCTAA
- the LOC137812558 gene encoding uncharacterized protein: MALQAPSLHCAPSVNGGLRRPSVNPFALKSSFFSGSHNLLLHPNHHHLTSAPPRISMRVASKQAYICRDCGYIYNDRTPFEKLPDNYFCPVCGAPKRRFKTYAPAVNKDANSTDVRKARKAELKRDEAIGKALPIAVVVGIAVLAGLYFYLNSQY; the protein is encoded by the exons ATGGCATTGCAGGCACCAAGTCTTCACTGCGCCCCCAGCGTCAATGGTGGCCTGCGAAGACCCTCCGTCAACCCTTTTGCTCTCAAGTCCTCCTTCTTCTCTGGTTCACACAACCTTCTTCTTCATCCCAATCACCACCACCTCACTTCAGCACCACCCAGGATTTCCATGCGCGTTGCTTCCAAACAGGCCTATATCTGTCGCGATTGCGG GTATATTTACAATGACAGGACTCCCTTTGAAAAGTTGCCTGATAACTACTTCTGCCCTG TTTGTGGTGCTCCAAAACGAAGATTTAAGACCTATGCACCTGCTGTCAATAAAGATGCCAATAGCACAGATGTTAGAAAGGCACGAAAAGCTGAACTAAAGAGAGATGAAGCAATTGG GAAAGCACTTCCTATTGCAGTTGTCGTGGGAATTGCAGTGCTTGCTGGATTATATTTCTATCTGAATAGCCAATACTAG
- the LOC137812559 gene encoding uncharacterized protein isoform X2, translating to MIVLNIHYKIGMAMAVAMASTSAFPLSTTSFFTPQTWLHNRPFRLRCLRGTMEHNSNGAKIKSTILHHLFHKQRQSPYYDNLCHPVSDLLPFIDNGIRGVTTNPAIFERAISSSNAYNEQLRKLVGAGKDIESAYWELVVQDIHDTCKLLEPIYNDSDGVDGYVSVAVSPKLANDTKGTIEEAKWLHKMIGCSNVYIKIPATDESILSMKEVISLGISVNATLIFCLQRYEAVIDAYLDGLEACGRTDLSKVSSAAAFYISRVDSILDKKLEQIGTSEALDLKGKGAIAQAVLAYQLYQKKFSGARWEHLEKKGAKKQRLMWASTNVKTPAYLDTFYVDSLIGPDTISTIPDQALKAFMDHGILSRTLDARVSEAQDIYNAIQKLGIDWGSVGSQLEHEVLDSFTKSFHNVLQCIHNKTLVQV from the exons ATGATAGTTTTGAACATTCATTATAAAATTGGCATGGCAATGGCAGTGGCAATGGCTTCAACCTCTGCATTTCCTTTGTCAACTACAAGCTTTTTCACTCCTCAAACATGGCTTCACAATCGACCCTTTAG GTTGCGGTGTCTGAGAGGAACAATGGAACATAACAGTAATGGGGCAAAGATCAAAAGCACTATTCTTCACCATCTCTTCCACAAGCAGAGACAGAGTCCTTACTATGACAATCTATGCCACCCTGTTTCAGATTTGCTTCCATTCATTGACAATGGGATCAGAGGTGTCACCACCAATCCAGCG ATCTTTGAGAGAGCTATTTCATCCTCAAATGCCTACAACGAACAGCTGAG GAAATTGGTAGGGGCAGGGAAAGACATAGAGAGTGCCTATTGGGAATTGGTAGTGCAAGACATACATGATACTTGCAAACTCTTGGAGCCAATTTACAATGATTCAGATGGGGTAGATGGATATGTATCTGTTGCAGTTTCCCCCAAGCTAGCAAATGATACCAAGGGGACAATTGAAGAGGCAAAATGGCTTCATAAGATGATTGGGTGTTCAAATGTTTACATTAAAATTCCTGCAACAGATGAATCCATCCTTTCTATGAAGGAGGTTATTTCTCTGGGGATAAGTGTAAATGCCACT CTCATATTTTGCCTCCAAAGATATGAAGCAGTGATTGATGCTTACTTGGATGGCCTTGAGGCTTGTGGCAGGACTGATCTCTCCAAGGTTTCAAGTGCAGCAGCATTCTACATCAGTAGAGTGGATTCTATACTTGACAAAAAACTTGAGCAAATTGGTACCTCTGAGGCTCTTGATCTCAAAGGAAAG GGTGCGATTGCTCAAGCAGTCTTAGCTTACCAACTTTATCAGAAAAAGTTTTCTGGTGCAAGATGGGAACACTTGGAGAAGAAAGGTGCAAAAAAGCAGAGGTTGATGTGGGCTTCAACAAATGTGAAAACTCCAGCTTACCTTGACACATTTTATGTTGATTCTCTTATTGGACCAGATACT ATTTCAACCATACCAGACCAAGCTCTTAAAGCCTTCATGGACCATGGTATTCTTTCAAGAACTCTTGATGCAAGAGTATCAGAGGCACAAGACATTTACAATGCAATTCAGAAGTTGGGTATTGATTGGGGTTCTGTTGGATCACAACTGGAACATGAGGTGCTGGATTCCTTCACAAAAAGCTTTCACAATGTGCTTCAATGCATTCACAACAAAACACTAGTACAAGTCTAA
- the LOC137812554 gene encoding pentatricopeptide repeat-containing protein At5g61800 isoform X2: MPQNTLQLINQCKSISQLYQIHGHTITAGVLPPHTLPIFNNILSTLTTLLSSPNTTTTHYSNSIITYYALSLFHSLPNPTTFSFNTLIRIHTLLLSPLPALRLFSTLRRLSLPPDFHTFPFVLKACAQLSSSSLAQSLHSQLLKFGLLPHLYAFNSLIRVYSVLDRFNDAHKLFYESPHRDIVSYNALIDGLVKIRQISRARQLFDEMPVRDEITWGTMIAGYSHLKLCNQAIELFSEMMALEVKPDNIALVSVLSACAQLGELKQGSIVHDFIKRNRIRVDSYLATGLVDLYAKCGCVEAARDVFESCEEKKVFTWNAMLVGFAIHGEGSMVLEYFSRMVAEGVKPDGVSLLGVLVGCSHAGLVCEARKVFHEMETVYGVDREEKHYGCMADMLARAGLIEEAMEMIRGMPSGGDVFAWGGLLGGCRIHGNVEIAKKAAKQVMEIKPEDGGVYSVLANIYAHRGQWDDLVKVRRSLSANKRAKKITGCSLIRLNDDT; this comes from the coding sequence ATGCCTCAAAACACCTTGCAACTGATAAACCAATGCAAATCCATTTCCCAACTGTACCAAATCCACGGCCACACCATCACCGCCGGCGTCTTACCTCCCCACACACTCCCTATCTTCAACAACATCCTCTCCACCCTCACCACCCTACTCTCCTCCCCCAATACCACCACAACCCATTATTCCAACTCAATAATAACCTACTATGCACTCTCCCTCTTCCATTCCCTCCCAAACCCCACCACATTCTCCTTCAACACTCTCATCAGAATCCATACTCTCCTCCTCTCCCCTCTCCCCGCCCTCCGCCTCTTCTCCACCCTCCGCCGCCTCTCCCTGCCCCCTGACTTCCACACCTTTCCTTTTGTCCTCAAAGCCTGCGCCCAACTCTCTTCCTCTTCCCTCGCCCAATCCCTTCACTCCCAACTCCTCAAGTTCGGCCTTTTACCCCATTTGTACGCCTTCAACTCCCTCATACGTGTATACTCCGTCCTCGATAGATTCAACGATGCCCACAAACTCTTCTACGAAAGTCCCCACAGAGACATTGTCTCCTACAACGCCTTGATTGATGGGCTCGTCAAAATCCGCCAGATTTCCCGCGCGCGCCAACTGTTCGATGAAATGCCCGTGCGAGATGAAATAACATGGGGGACCATGATCGCGGGGTATAGTCACTTGAAACTGTGTAACCAAGCCATTGAACTCTTTAGTGAGATGATGGCTTTGGAGGTTAAGCCGGATAATATAGCGTTGGTGTCGGTTCTCTCCGCTTGTGCTCAGTTGGGGGAGTTGAAACAAGGTAGCATCGTCCATGATTTCATTAAACGGAATAGGATACGGGTTGATTCGTATTTGGCAACCGGGTTGGTGGACTTGTATGCGAAATGTGGGTGTGTTGAGGCTGCGAGGGATGTGTTTGAGTCTTGCGAGGAGAAAAAAGTGTTCACGTGGAATGCCATGCTTGTTGGGTTTGCGATTCACGGGGAAGGATCGATGGTGTTGGAGTATTTCTCTAGAATGGTTGCGGAGGGAGTCAAGCCTGATGGGGTGAGCTTGTTGGGGGTATTGGTGGGGTGTAGCCATGCGGGTCTAGTTTGTGAAGCgcgaaaagtttttcatgagaTGGAAACTGTGTATGGGGTTGATCGGGAGGAGAAGCATTATGGTTGCATGGCTGATATGTTGGCCAGGGCTGGGTTGATTGAGGAAGCGATGGAGATGATAAGAGGGATGCCAAGTGGGGGTGATGTGTTTGCGTGGGGAGGGTTGCTTGGAGGGTGTAGGATTCATGGGAATGTTGAGATTGCAAAAAAAGCAGCGAAGCAAGTCATGGAGATTAAGCCTGAAGATGGTGGGGTGTATTCTGTTTTGGCTAATATTTATGCTCACAGAGGGCAATGGGACGATTTAGTCAAGGTAAGGAGATCATTGAGTGCTAACAAAAGGGCCAAGAAGATTACTGGTTGTAGTTTGATCAGATTGAATGACGATACCTAG
- the LOC137812557 gene encoding uncharacterized protein At4g14100-like, producing the protein MVSTTEAINVLFLFLFLPHSLLTTANDSIPVPGDWPHQFHSVLFINRSGNLQKTDLWYDWPNGRNFNIIQHQLGVLTFDLEWDNGTSFYYTLQPFDKTCKIIHFDVGILRPNWLHGANYLGQEYVDNFLCNAWEKVDFITYYEDVLTRRPVKWIFSSGMVAHVMTFEVGAVLEDEYWQAPVYCFGEIENESSNKTNALVLESEDAVPGGSSHGMLMREMPHSAYAK; encoded by the exons ATGGTCTCTACAACGGAAGCCATTAATGTATTGttcttatttctctttcttccaCATTCCTTATTAACAACAGCGAATGATTCAATTCCAGTTCCAGGTGATTGGCCGCACCAGTTTCACTCGGTGCTGTTCATAAACCGAAGCGGCAATCTCCAGAAGACGGACTTATGGTACGACTGGCCCAATGGCCGCAACTTCAACATTATCCAACACCAGCTGGGCGTACTCACATTCGACCTCGAATGGGACAATGGAACCTCCTTTTACTACACGCTCCAACCCTTCGACAAAACCTGCAAAATCATCCACTTCGACGTTGGCATTCTCCGCCCCAACTGGCTCCACGGCGCTAACTACCTCGGCCAGGAGTATGTCGACAACTTCCTCTGCAACGCCTGGGAGAAAGTCGACTTCATCACCTACTACGAGGATGTCCTCACTCGAAGACCCGTCAAGTGGATCTTCTCCTCCG GGATGGTTGCTCATGTGATGACATTTGAGGTAGGTGCAGTGCTTGAGGATGAATATTGGCAGGCTCCTGTGTACTGTTTTGGTGAGATCGAGAACGAGTCATCGAACAAAACGAATGCGCTTGTCTTAGAATCAGAAGATGCTGTTCCTGGTGGTTCTTCTCATGGGATGTTAATGAGAGAGATGCCACATTCTGCTTATGCTAAGTAA
- the LOC137812554 gene encoding pentatricopeptide repeat-containing protein At5g61800 isoform X1, with protein sequence MPQNTLQLINQCKSISQLYQIHGHTITAGVLPPHTLPIFNNILSTLTTLLSSPNTTTTHYSNSIITYYALSLFHSLPNPTTFSFNTLIRIHTLLLSPLPALRLFSTLRRLSLPPDFHTFPFVLKACAQLSSSSLAQSLHSQLLKFGLLPHLYAFNSLIRVYSVLDRFNDAHKLFYESPHRDIVSYNALIDGLVKIRQISRARQLFDEMPVRDEITWGTMIAGYSHLKLCNQAIELFSEMMALEVKPDNIALVSVLSACAQLGELKQGSIVHDFIKRNRIRVDSYLATGLVDLYAKCGCVEAARDVFESCEEKKVFTWNAMLVGFAIHGEGSMVLEYFSRMVAEGVKPDGVSLLGVLVGCSHAGLVCEARKVFHEMETVYGVDREEKHYGCMADMLARAGLIEEAMEMIRGMPSGGDVFAWGGLLGGCRIHGNVEIAKKAAKQVMEIKPEDGGVYSVLANIYAHRGQWDDLVKLKSFVISRAFKDLLFAHGNASQEKCHLLQLK encoded by the exons ATGCCTCAAAACACCTTGCAACTGATAAACCAATGCAAATCCATTTCCCAACTGTACCAAATCCACGGCCACACCATCACCGCCGGCGTCTTACCTCCCCACACACTCCCTATCTTCAACAACATCCTCTCCACCCTCACCACCCTACTCTCCTCCCCCAATACCACCACAACCCATTATTCCAACTCAATAATAACCTACTATGCACTCTCCCTCTTCCATTCCCTCCCAAACCCCACCACATTCTCCTTCAACACTCTCATCAGAATCCATACTCTCCTCCTCTCCCCTCTCCCCGCCCTCCGCCTCTTCTCCACCCTCCGCCGCCTCTCCCTGCCCCCTGACTTCCACACCTTTCCTTTTGTCCTCAAAGCCTGCGCCCAACTCTCTTCCTCTTCCCTCGCCCAATCCCTTCACTCCCAACTCCTCAAGTTCGGCCTTTTACCCCATTTGTACGCCTTCAACTCCCTCATACGTGTATACTCCGTCCTCGATAGATTCAACGATGCCCACAAACTCTTCTACGAAAGTCCCCACAGAGACATTGTCTCCTACAACGCCTTGATTGATGGGCTCGTCAAAATCCGCCAGATTTCCCGCGCGCGCCAACTGTTCGATGAAATGCCCGTGCGAGATGAAATAACATGGGGGACCATGATCGCGGGGTATAGTCACTTGAAACTGTGTAACCAAGCCATTGAACTCTTTAGTGAGATGATGGCTTTGGAGGTTAAGCCGGATAATATAGCGTTGGTGTCGGTTCTCTCCGCTTGTGCTCAGTTGGGGGAGTTGAAACAAGGTAGCATCGTCCATGATTTCATTAAACGGAATAGGATACGGGTTGATTCGTATTTGGCAACCGGGTTGGTGGACTTGTATGCGAAATGTGGGTGTGTTGAGGCTGCGAGGGATGTGTTTGAGTCTTGCGAGGAGAAAAAAGTGTTCACGTGGAATGCCATGCTTGTTGGGTTTGCGATTCACGGGGAAGGATCGATGGTGTTGGAGTATTTCTCTAGAATGGTTGCGGAGGGAGTCAAGCCTGATGGGGTGAGCTTGTTGGGGGTATTGGTGGGGTGTAGCCATGCGGGTCTAGTTTGTGAAGCgcgaaaagtttttcatgagaTGGAAACTGTGTATGGGGTTGATCGGGAGGAGAAGCATTATGGTTGCATGGCTGATATGTTGGCCAGGGCTGGGTTGATTGAGGAAGCGATGGAGATGATAAGAGGGATGCCAAGTGGGGGTGATGTGTTTGCGTGGGGAGGGTTGCTTGGAGGGTGTAGGATTCATGGGAATGTTGAGATTGCAAAAAAAGCAGCGAAGCAAGTCATGGAGATTAAGCCTGAAGATGGTGGGGTGTATTCTGTTTTGGCTAATATTTATGCTCACAGAGGGCAATGGGACGATTTAGTCAAG CTCAAGAGCTTCGTGATATCGAGGGCCTTCAAAGACCTTCTTTTTGCTCATGGCAATGCATCACAGGAAAAGTGTCACCTATTACAGTTGAAATGA